The Phycisphaerae bacterium genomic sequence ACTGATCGAGGTGCCGATGGGCGTGACCATCCGGCAGATCGTCGAGGAAATCGGCGGGGGCATTCGTCACGGTCGGCGGTTCAAGGCGGTGCAGATCGGTGGTCCGTCCGGCGGGTGCATCCCCGCCGAACTGGCGGATACGCCTGTCGATTACGAGGCCCTTCGCGAAGTCGGGGCGATCATGGGTTCGGGCGGGCTCGTGGTCATGGATGAATCCGACTGCATGGTGGACATCGCCCGCTACTTCCTTGCGTTCACCCAGGATCAGTCGTGCGGCAAGTGCACGTTCTGCCGGGTTGGCACCCGGCGAATGCTCGACATTCTCGATCGGCTGTGTGCCGGGCAGGGAGTTGAAGCCGATCTTGACTCGCTGGAAGAACTCGCCCGCATGGTGTGTGCGGGCAGCCTCTGCGGCCTGGGCAAGACTGCGCCGAATCCGGTACTGACCACACTCCGCTACTTCCGCCGCGAGTATGAGGCTCATCTGGAGGGGCGCTGCCCGGCCGGCAAGTGCAAGGCGCTGATCCGGTATGCGGTGAGCGACGACTGTATCGGATGCACTCTTTGCGCCCAGGCCTGCCCGGTGGATGCGATTCCGTTTGCACCATACCGCAGGCACGAGATCAATGACTCGCGCTGTACGCGCTGCGATGCGTGCCGCCAGAAGTGCCCGGAGAATGCCATTGTGATCGAGACCGGTCCGCGCCCGAAGGCCGTGGCCATGAAAACGGGGGCCGCGTAAATGCCGCGCATCTCGATTGACGGCCGCGAGATCGAGGTGTCCCCCGGCACATCGATTCTGGCCGCAGCCCGCGAGTTGGGGATCGACATTCCGACGCTGTGCCATTTCGAGGGCTGCGCGGTTCAGACGACCTGTATGGTGTGCCTGGTCAAGCTGCAGCCCTCGGGCAGGGCGGTGCCCTCGTGCGCGACCGTGGTGCAGGACGGCATGCGGATCGACAGTGAGACGCCCGAGGTTCGGGCCCTCCGCCGGACCAGCCTGGAGCTGCTCCTGAGCCATCACCTCGGCGATTGTGCCGCTCCGTGCGAGTCGGCCAGTCCGGCCCACCTGGATATCCCGTTGATGCTTCGGCAGGTGACCGATGGGCGGCTCAGGGACGCGATCGCGACCATTCGGCGAGAGATGGCCCTGCCGGCGAGCTTGACGAGCATCTCGGCCGATGGTGGCGAGAAGGCCTGCCGCCGCGGTCTGATCGACGCCCCTGTCGGGATCAACGCGATTCTGCGGTTTGTGGCGGAGTCGGACCTGGCCTCAGATGATCCCTACGTGCCCACTTGCGGCCAGCAGACCGGCAAGAAGGTGGCCATCATCGGGGCGGGTGCTGCGGGCTTGACCGCCGCTTATCATCTGCTCCGCATGGGCCACGCTTGCACGCTGTTCGAAAGGCGGAGCATGCCCGGCGGTCTCTTGCGGGATGCGCTGGACGCGGCTTGCCCGCCTCGCGACTTCCTCGGCGCCGAAGTCGCCATCATCGTCCGCATGGGTGCAGCGATGGTGATGAACGCGACGATCGGAACGCCGCAGAGGCTGGATGAGCTTCGGGGTCGATTCGACGCAGTCCTGGTGGCAATCGGTTCCATTGCGGATGGTACCGCGGATCCGCTGGGCTTGCCCTCGATGTGCGACCGGCTCAAAGTGGACCTGACAACCCACGAGACAAGTCTGCCGGGCGTGTTCGCCGCCGGCGATATTATACGGCCGGGCAAGGTCCTTGCCCGTTCCGCCGCCGATGGCAAGGCTGCTGCCCTGTGTATTGACCAGTATCTGTCGGGCAGAACTGTGTCGGGGACTGAACGCGCGGTCAACGTTCGGATGGGCAAGCTGACCGAGTCAGAACTGTCGCTCCTCGTGACTCAGGTCAGTTCCTCCGCCTCATCCGAGCCGGGCGGTTCGGGCCGGCGGCTCACCCTGGATGAAGCCCGGGCTGGAGCCAAGCGGTGTCTCCAGTGTGACTGTGGCAAGAAAGACGGGTGCAAGCTGCGCGAGTACGCCGACCGGCTGGGTGCTGATCCCGGCCGCTACAAAGCCGAGCGGAGGAAGCTGGAGCGGGTCGTCCAGCAGGGTGGCGTGGTCTTCGAGCCGGGCAAGTGTATCCTCTGCGGCCTCTGCGTTGACATTGCCACCCGAGTCCGGGAGCCGTTGGGGCTGACGTTCATCGGACGCGGCTTTGACGTTCGGGTCGGTGCGCCGTTCGACCGGACGTTGTCCGAGGCGCTTCAGCGAGTCGCCGCCCGATGCGCCGAAGCGTGCCCGACGGGGGCCCTTGCCATTCGCTTGGAGTTGTGCGCCGACGGCACGTGCGACCGTTGCCGGTCACGTGGCGGCTGAACTGGCTGGAATCACCCGTCAATCCACGTTGATTTGGAGCATTTCCGCGTATTCCCGAAGCCGCCGCTGCACATCGGTCAGGGTGGTCTTCTCGATCACTTCCTTGCTGAAACCCTCGATCGTGAATGACGCGGTGATGGTTCCCCGGGCGAGGGCGTTGCGCAGGGCTGCGACGCCGAGGTCCCTGCACCTGGTCAGGTATCCCATCATGCCACCGGCAAAACTGTCCCCCGCACCGGTCGGATCGACCACCTTGGTGGTCGGGTAGGCGGGCAGCGAGACAACATGCTCGGTCGTCACCAGCATCACGCCGTGCTGACCCCTCTTGATGACCACGAACTTGGGGCCCACGGTCAGGATCTTGCGGCCGGCCAGAATGACGTTTGACTCGCCCGTGAACAGCAGGGCCTCCGCGTCGTTCAGAATCGCCCCGGTGACCATGCCCAGCGTCCTGATCAGCGGCTCACGTTGCGTGTTGATCCACAGGTCGCGGGTGTCAGCGACGATGAGCTTCGGCGACCGGACCTGGCGGATCATGTCGGCTTGCAGTGCCGGGTGGGTGGCCGCCAGGAACAGGCAGTCGCTGTCGGCGAAAGATGCGGGCACTTTCGGACCGGCCTCGGCCAGAACGTTGACCTCGACGGCCAGCGTTTGGGCATCGCTGGTGACGTCGCTGTAGGCTCCGGACCATCGGAACGTCTTGCTGCCCTTGCGGACCTCCAGACCAGCCAAATCGAACCCCTGCTTCTCCAAGAAGGCGCGGAACTCGCCCGGAAAATCCTCTCCGACAACTCCCACGAGGCGGACCGGCGTGAACAGCCTGGCGGCGAGGGAGAAGTGGATGGCCGATCCGCCGAACACCCCCTTCACCTCGCCGAACGGCGTCTTCAGATCATCGATGCCGATGCTGCCGGTCACGAGTAACGACATAGAAACTCCTTCCTGTGAGAGCACGGCGAGCACTGTAAACGTGGCCACCGAAAGGGGCAAGTGACCCGAGTTTCTGGAGGCCCGCGTCCGAAGGGCCTATAATCGCGACGTCATGCACCGATACATGGTCATGGATGTCCCCGTGGGAGCCGTGGTTCTGGCGGCCGGGCCCAAAGGCCTGACGAACGTCGTCGTGACTAGTAGAAGGGGACGTGAAGCCGAGAGAATGGCGAAGGCTCGATTCGTTGACGCGACCTCCGACGGTAGCCTCCTGCCCGACCTGCAAGCCCAAGTGGAGGCCTATTTCGCCGGACAGGAAGTGAGTTTCGACACGCCTGTGGATCTGACCAGCGTGACCGACTTTCAGCGTCAGGTGCTCCTGGCGTGTCGCCGCATCGCCTACGGGCGGGTCGCGACTTACGGTGAACTGGCCCGCTGCGTGGGGCGACCGAAGGCGGCCCGGGCGGTCGGCCAGGCCATGGCCGCCAATCCCGTTCCGATCGTCATTCCGTGTCATCGCGTCGTGGGGGCGAGCGGAGAACTGACCGGTTTCTCCGCCGAGCAGGGCGTGAGTCTCAAGCGATGGCTGCTGGAACTGGAGTTCGGGGCGCGTTCCCTCGGCTGCCGGAGCGGCGGAGGGCCGGTCCGGGGTCGATAGCTGGGCGGTGTTCGGCCGACGAGAGGCTCCAATCGCCTCATGCAGGTGCCTTGGCCGGCCTCCTCCAAAGCCTGCTCAGCAGGCCTGATGAGGCCGTCTTCTCGGCTTCCCCGGCATCGGCTTGGCTCGTGAGTTTCTTGGCCAGTTGTTCAATGGCCAGTCGAGCCGGGCTGCTTGGGGCGTCCGCGACGATCGGGTGCCCAAGATCCAGAGCCGACTGAACGCGCTTATAGTCGTTGGGGATCATGGCGAAGATGGGCTGACCGAAGTGGGCTTCGACCTCTTCCGGCTTGATGCGATCGTTGTCTGCGTTGCAGCGGTTAAGCACGATCTGCACTCGATCCTCCGGCATGCCGGTGCGGATCAGACCGTCGAACATCCGGGTCGCGTTGCGGATAAACGGTACGCCAAGCTGGGTAACGATCAAGGTGTAATCGGCGTTCTTGACTGCCGCCGCGTTGAGCGCGTCCAGGGTGCGGGGCATATCGACGACGACATAGGAGAACATGGTCGAGAGGGTGCGCAACGCTCCCTCCACCCCTTCCGGTGTCACGTCATAGGCTCTCTCCAACTCCCCCGGGCGGGCCAGGATGGAGACGTTGCACGGCAGGTTGTACAGGGCCTTGGTCATGACTGTCCGATCGATTTCAGCGCCCTGTCCACACACATCCGCGATACTGTAGTTGGGTGAGCAGTCGAGCACAGTGCACACATCGCCAAACTCGAGGTTGAGATCAACCAGCGCGCACCGGCGGTTGGTCGTATGCACCAGTTCCATGGCCAGGTTGCACGCCACCGTCGTCGCTCCCGAACCCCCGGCGGAGCCCACCACACAAATGAGCTTCGAGGTCTTGACCTCAGCCACTCGGGTCGTACGAATCCGCTCCATGGCACTGTTCAGGTCGGTGGCGTCGATCGGCCAGGTGACAAACTGGCTGCATCCGGCCCGCATGGCGGCGATGATCGACTCCGGGTCGGTCCACCGGCCGACGCCAAGGATGCTGCATGTCGGCGTCGTCTCCGCGATGCGCTGGACGATGCTCAGCCCCTGACCTTGTTTGTCGCCCAGATTGACCGCCGCGACATCGGTTTCCCCTGTCAGCAATTCCCTGAGTTCGTCCCAGGAGGAGGTCTGGTCGACGATTTGTACGTGCCTGAGCTGCTGGAAGGCGAGTCGGAACGTCTCTTCCGCCAACCCCTCCCCATCAAACAGGACGATCTTCAACGGTTCCGGCATGGTGTAGTTCCCCTTGGCATCGATGCTCCACGCTCCACGGCGCAGCCTGCCTGCTATGCATCATATCGGTCATCAGACCGATCTCTTTGGCTAAAAGGACCATCACGGGCGTGCGCCACGCCAAGCCAGGTTACCGGACCCTGCATGGCCCCGACGTCGTCCATCGCCGAGACACGGGAGCCTAGAGAATACAGCGGCAACAAAAAGAGGGCCGCCTCGCCCCGGGGGGAGGTGGCCCTCTCACGATCAACGGAGGGACTGTAGTTCGCTCCCGTACCTGCTACGCCTCGCGGCATTCACAGGCACGCAGATTGCGGGAGGTCGGGGGATGATGCCGCCCGGCCCTCCCAACGGTCGGACTGGGTCAGCGCCGGCGGCCGGCGAAGAGGCCGAGACCAGCCACGGCCAGCAGAGCCAGTGTCGCCGGTTCGGGCAGAACGCTGCCGAACAACTGGATCTCGGATACCTGCATCGAGTTGGCGCCGCCAGCATTCCGCACGCTCGTAAACACGATCCGGTAGGAGTTGTACCCGAAGGCGTTGTCGAAGGTGGTCAGCGGACCCGTCTCGAATCGGGTCTCGGTCAGACCGGTGTCACCGGCCGCGATCAGTCTCCAGCTCTCGGCAGAGCCCCAGCTATTGGGTTCGCTGGTGATGCCATCGTTGGTTCCATAGAGGGCCCAGGTCATCGGGTCACGCTCAGGGGCATCGTTGGCCGAGCTGAACTGCACGCCGGTGACGAGGGTCTTGTGGGCCTGGGTGGGCGTCACGATGAGACCGCTGTTAGTCTCGCCGAAGTTGAGGTACTTACTCGAGGTCGAACCGTCGATTGCCATGGCCGGAGCCTCGCCACCGGGGTGATTGCTGGTGTACACATGATCGAGGTCGATGGCTGCGACCGTGCCGCCGGCGAGGACGTTCGCGCCCGTGCCGTCGGTGCTCTCGAAGAGACCCACCTCGGCGATCTGCATCGAGTTGGTGGCGCCTGCGTTCTTGAGTGTCGGGAACACGACTCGGTAGGACGTGTAGGCGTTGGAGTTGGCGAAGTTGACCGGAGCCATCGCAGTGAAGCGGTCGTCAGGAAGGGCGAGAGCGCCTTCGCTGATCAACGTCCAGGCCTCCAGGTCGCCGTTGCTGTTGTCGGTGCTGACGATCGGGACATTGGTGCCGAAGATCTGGTACGAGGCGGGGTCGCGCTCGGCCCAGTCGTTGGCGGTGGTCAGTCCCAGGCTCCGGACAACCGTCGGGGCGGCCGACGACACGATGAAGCCCGAGTTCTCCTTCGAGAAGTTGAGATACTTGGTATTCGCATCACTATCGAAAGCCTTGCCGGGAGCCTCAGCCCCAGGATAGCTGCTGCCGCTGGAGTCGCGGTCGATGGCTACAACGGGATCGCCCGGCTTCAACAGAGGATCCGCAGCCCAACTACTTGTGCCAATCGCCAACACCGTGGCCGCGCACAACAGGAGCAAAAGTGTGTACCGTGGCATCGAGTGCCCCTCCGAATTAGAGATACGTACCCGTCGCACGCAGCATTCCACGCGAACGCTGCGACCGCGAGCTTGCTTCCATCTGTATGCCCGCTATTGGAGAGGTGTACGGTCTTCTTTTCCTCCTAGCGAGCCAACTTCATGTTAAGGAAATCACCCCTTGCCTGTCAAGACCCTTGTCGCCAAAAACGAGGGCTGGACGGGGGTGGCGGCCGGGCAGTCCTTGGCGGGTCCTGGGGACGGTTTCGGCTGTAGAGGCCTCCCTGAACGGCCATCTCGCCGGTTCGTGTGCCGAACAGGCGGATTAAAGTTTCACTGTTTTTACCTACGCCTGCGGCTTCGGCTTTCCGAACGCCGTTTTCGGGGGATGGAAGGCCCCTGCCCGGCTGCCGAAGCCTGTTGCGGAGGTCGGTTCTGGGGTAACGTGTGTTCGGATGAGTTTGGGTGGCCGGCTTCGACAAGGCGACCCGTTCCGATCGTAGTGCGGCAGGTGCCAGAGAAGGCTGCTCCGATGACCGATTCAGTTTCGCCGGCTTCGAAGGGGGGATGTGCTGCCGAGACCTGCGAGGGGCGAAGGCCCTTGGGCTGGCGGTCTCGGGCGGGGTGGCGTTTCGCCGGGTATCTCGTTTTGGCCTACGTGGCCTGGTGCGCCCTTCTGTACTTCATGCAGGATGGGATCGTATTCCCGCGGGAGCTGGCGGGTACGGGAAACTCGACTCCGCCGGCGGGCACCATTGTGATGACCGAGCAGATCGAGGGTGGGGGGCAGGTTCTGGCCTGGTTCGTGGCCGCGCCGGGATTGAGCCCCGAACGGCCCGGGCCACTGGTGATGTTCTTCCATGGGAATGCGGAGTTGATCGATGGTCAGGGCGACCTTGTTCGCGCCTACGGTCGCCTGGGGTGCTCGGTTCTGCTGCCCGAATATCGCGGCTATGGTCGGTGCGGAGGCGTGCCTTCGGAGAGCGGCCTCGTCCAGGACGCGGTGCGGTTTCTTGACCGGGCAGCCAAGCTGCCCGGCGTGGATCCCTCGCGCATCGTGCTGCACGGCAGGTCACTCGGCGGCGGGGTCTCGGCCCAGGTCGCAGCCCATCGCCCTCCGGCAGCTCTCGTTCTCCAATCGACGTTCATGAGCACGATTCCTCTGGCCCATCGCTACGGCGTGCCCGGCTTCCTCTCCAAACACACCTTTCGGACCGATCGGGTTGTCGCCGACCTCAAGGCCCCGCTGTTGATCTTCCATGGTGTCCGCGACTCCATTATCCCGGTGGCTCATGGCCGCCGGTTGCGCGATTTGGCCCCCGGAAGCACGTACGTGGAATATGATTGCGATCACAACGACTTTCCCGGCAGCGCGGATGAGGACTACTGGCGAGCGATCGAGTCCTTTCTGGTCTCCGCCGGGGTCCTCGGTGATGGCCAGGGGCCGGGCGCGGCCCAACCGGAGGCGACGACGGTGCCGGGCGGGTGACTGAGCACTGGAACGGCGCCCGCGGGCGGCGGCAGGCCGATCGCTACGTGCGGTATTGGTTCTCGATGACGGCAGGAGGTCTCATGAAGCTGATTCGATTCGAGGATACGCGCGGCCAGGTGAGCATGGGCGAGCCGGTCGAAGGTGGCCAAGCTCGACTCTTTCGGGGCGATCTGTTCGGGCAGTTGGAGGTGACCGGCCAAGTGGTGGAGGTGCGGCGGCTGCTCGCCCCGGTGCAGCCGGTCAATCTGATTGCGATCGGTCTCAACTACCGTCGCCATGCCGAGGAGGGCGGCCAGAGGATTCCTGATGAGCCCCTGGTGTTCGCCAAGCTGACAACCAGCGTCATTGCGCCGGGAGAGCCCATTGTGCTGCCGACAGCCGCACCGGATGAGGTGGACTATGAGTCCGAGCTGGCGGTGGTGATCGGCCGGAGAGCCCGAAAGGTCAGCGAAACCGAGGCTTTGGACTACGTTCTCGGCTACACTTGCGCCAACGATGTTTCCGCCCGCGATTGCCAGGTTCGGCGCGACAAGCAATGGACCCGGGCCAAGAGTTTCGACACGTTTTGTCCGCTGGGTCCCTGTCTGCTGATCGACCCCAAAGTCAATCCGAACGCGTTGTCGATTCGTGGTCGTCTGAACGGCAGGCTCATGCAGGACTCGAGCACGGCGGACATGATCTTCCTCGTACCGAAGCTGGTCAGCTACCTGTCGCAGCACTTCACCCTCCTGCCGGGCACGGTGATCATGACCGGCACACCGGAGGGCGTCGGGTGTGCGCGCAAGCCACCGGTGTTTCTGCGGCCTGGCGACACGTTCACGGTCGAGATCGAGGGGATTGGCGAACTCACCAATCCGGTTCAGGCTGATTCAATCCCTGCGTTCGGAATGCCGCCGTCGGAAGGTGGAGGACACCGTCGCGACAAAGGCGTGTCTGGTGGTGTTGTCGAAACTGACATCGGGAGGTAGCCTAAGGTATCCTGGTCGGGTGGGGATTCCCGATCGCTCTCATGGAGATTTGGCAATGAAGTGCAGGAACGTGATCGCCGGTTCGGCGAAGATGCTGACAGGCTTGGTGTGTCTCTCCCTCGCCCTGATGACGGCATCGCCCGCCCAGGGAGTCGAGTATCGTCGCCTCTCGGTCAAGGAGTACCGCGACAAGATGAAAGGTGGCTGGATCGGCCAGATCGCTGGGGTCTGCTGGGGCGCTCCCACCGAGTTCAAGTTCACCGACAAGATCATTCCTGAGGACGCCATGCCCAAGTGGACGCCGGACATGATCAACAACGCGTTCGGGCAGGACGATCTCTACGTCGAGATGACTTTCCTCCGCTCGATGGAGCAGTACGGCCTGGACGTCTCGATCCGGCAGGCGGGTATCGACTTCGCCAATTCGAAGTACCCGCTGTGGTGCGCGAACAACGCAGGCCGCAGCAACCTCCGTGACGGTACCGCTCCGCCCGATTCGAGCCATCCCAAGTTCAACCGGTGCCCGAACGACATCGATTATCAGATCGAAGCGGACTTCTCCGGCCTGATCGCACCGGGCATGCCCAACGCCGCGATCAAGCTCGG encodes the following:
- a CDS encoding (2Fe-2S)-binding protein; amino-acid sequence: MPRISIDGREIEVSPGTSILAAARELGIDIPTLCHFEGCAVQTTCMVCLVKLQPSGRAVPSCATVVQDGMRIDSETPEVRALRRTSLELLLSHHLGDCAAPCESASPAHLDIPLMLRQVTDGRLRDAIATIRREMALPASLTSISADGGEKACRRGLIDAPVGINAILRFVAESDLASDDPYVPTCGQQTGKKVAIIGAGAAGLTAAYHLLRMGHACTLFERRSMPGGLLRDALDAACPPRDFLGAEVAIIVRMGAAMVMNATIGTPQRLDELRGRFDAVLVAIGSIADGTADPLGLPSMCDRLKVDLTTHETSLPGVFAAGDIIRPGKVLARSAADGKAAALCIDQYLSGRTVSGTERAVNVRMGKLTESELSLLVTQVSSSASSEPGGSGRRLTLDEARAGAKRCLQCDCGKKDGCKLREYADRLGADPGRYKAERRKLERVVQQGGVVFEPGKCILCGLCVDIATRVREPLGLTFIGRGFDVRVGAPFDRTLSEALQRVAARCAEACPTGALAIRLELCADGTCDRCRSRGG
- a CDS encoding sugar kinase produces the protein MSLLVTGSIGIDDLKTPFGEVKGVFGGSAIHFSLAARLFTPVRLVGVVGEDFPGEFRAFLEKQGFDLAGLEVRKGSKTFRWSGAYSDVTSDAQTLAVEVNVLAEAGPKVPASFADSDCLFLAATHPALQADMIRQVRSPKLIVADTRDLWINTQREPLIRTLGMVTGAILNDAEALLFTGESNVILAGRKILTVGPKFVVIKRGQHGVMLVTTEHVVSLPAYPTTKVVDPTGAGDSFAGGMMGYLTRCRDLGVAALRNALARGTITASFTIEGFSKEVIEKTTLTDVQRRLREYAEMLQINVD
- a CDS encoding PEP-CTERM sorting domain-containing protein; the protein is MPRYTLLLLLCAATVLAIGTSSWAADPLLKPGDPVVAIDRDSSGSSYPGAEAPGKAFDSDANTKYLNFSKENSGFIVSSAAPTVVRSLGLTTANDWAERDPASYQIFGTNVPIVSTDNSNGDLEAWTLISEGALALPDDRFTAMAPVNFANSNAYTSYRVVFPTLKNAGATNSMQIAEVGLFESTDGTGANVLAGGTVAAIDLDHVYTSNHPGGEAPAMAIDGSTSSKYLNFGETNSGLIVTPTQAHKTLVTGVQFSSANDAPERDPMTWALYGTNDGITSEPNSWGSAESWRLIAAGDTGLTETRFETGPLTTFDNAFGYNSYRIVFTSVRNAGGANSMQVSEIQLFGSVLPEPATLALLAVAGLGLFAGRRR
- a CDS encoding AAA family ATPase; this encodes MPEPLKIVLFDGEGLAEETFRLAFQQLRHVQIVDQTSSWDELRELLTGETDVAAVNLGDKQGQGLSIVQRIAETTPTCSILGVGRWTDPESIIAAMRAGCSQFVTWPIDATDLNSAMERIRTTRVAEVKTSKLICVVGSAGGSGATTVACNLAMELVHTTNRRCALVDLNLEFGDVCTVLDCSPNYSIADVCGQGAEIDRTVMTKALYNLPCNVSILARPGELERAYDVTPEGVEGALRTLSTMFSYVVVDMPRTLDALNAAAVKNADYTLIVTQLGVPFIRNATRMFDGLIRTGMPEDRVQIVLNRCNADNDRIKPEEVEAHFGQPIFAMIPNDYKRVQSALDLGHPIVADAPSSPARLAIEQLAKKLTSQADAGEAEKTASSGLLSRLWRRPAKAPA
- a CDS encoding fumarylacetoacetate hydrolase family protein; the encoded protein is MKLIRFEDTRGQVSMGEPVEGGQARLFRGDLFGQLEVTGQVVEVRRLLAPVQPVNLIAIGLNYRRHAEEGGQRIPDEPLVFAKLTTSVIAPGEPIVLPTAAPDEVDYESELAVVIGRRARKVSETEALDYVLGYTCANDVSARDCQVRRDKQWTRAKSFDTFCPLGPCLLIDPKVNPNALSIRGRLNGRLMQDSSTADMIFLVPKLVSYLSQHFTLLPGTVIMTGTPEGVGCARKPPVFLRPGDTFTVEIEGIGELTNPVQADSIPAFGMPPSEGGGHRRDKGVSGGVVETDIGR
- a CDS encoding methylated-DNA--[protein]-cysteine S-methyltransferase, whose product is MAKARFVDATSDGSLLPDLQAQVEAYFAGQEVSFDTPVDLTSVTDFQRQVLLACRRIAYGRVATYGELARCVGRPKAARAVGQAMAANPVPIVIPCHRVVGASGELTGFSAEQGVSLKRWLLELEFGARSLGCRSGGGPVRGR
- a CDS encoding alpha/beta hydrolase; this encodes MTDSVSPASKGGCAAETCEGRRPLGWRSRAGWRFAGYLVLAYVAWCALLYFMQDGIVFPRELAGTGNSTPPAGTIVMTEQIEGGGQVLAWFVAAPGLSPERPGPLVMFFHGNAELIDGQGDLVRAYGRLGCSVLLPEYRGYGRCGGVPSESGLVQDAVRFLDRAAKLPGVDPSRIVLHGRSLGGGVSAQVAAHRPPAALVLQSTFMSTIPLAHRYGVPGFLSKHTFRTDRVVADLKAPLLIFHGVRDSIIPVAHGRRLRDLAPGSTYVEYDCDHNDFPGSADEDYWRAIESFLVSAGVLGDGQGPGAAQPEATTVPGG